A single genomic interval of Juglans regia cultivar Chandler chromosome 1, Walnut 2.0, whole genome shotgun sequence harbors:
- the LOC108988017 gene encoding LEAF RUST 10 DISEASE-RESISTANCE LOCUS RECEPTOR-LIKE PROTEIN KINASE-like 1.3 isoform X2 produces the protein MLPYFFPTITLTFMIIAIPLIHFPSCLHANDDELYRNCTEPFDCASAKDIGYPFWGSNRPDYCGYPGFELDCSGDDPLINITFIKYRVLEIVKESRTLKVAREDYWKTTCPPTIVNTTINFSIFSYPSSLVNLTLYYECSLSSSLPNLPNQLDQMAIRFSCPINGSAGATNYYSNSIVDLLGACKYNVKVPVVTPATPVSLTKEALIEAIDGGFMLEWHASNNNCDECQRSGGLCGFNTSTNVLACHCANGTFPFMCGSTATSPDDKSKSSDTSLVVGLGVGGAGIVGLLLGFWIFSIMRRRKRLANESKSKDLSTPPSTKGVPAPSINFSQSTPSYPFLKSDLEKGSTYFGAHIFSYEELEEATDNFDSSRVLGDGGFGKVYYGKLRDGRVVAVKRLYENNFKRVEQFKTEVAILTRLRHQNLVTLYGCTSKSSQELLLVYEYIPNGTVADHLNGSRSNSSLLTWPIRLSIAIESAGALAYLHASDVIHRDVKTNNILLDENFCVKVADFGLSRLFPTDVTHISTAPQGTPGYVDPEYYQCYQLTDKSDVYSFGVVLIELISSLRAVDTNRQRQNINLANMAISKIQDHALHELVDPFLGFEKDYTIRRMTTSVAGLAFRCLQQDRDMRPSMDEVLEDLRRIQNEEMGVQKAEVVDISADDVGLLMNFPPPLSPDLVVTDKLAQVLRKTT, from the exons atgcttccaTACTTCTTTCCAACCATCACCTTGACCTTCATGATTATAGCCATACCCTTAATCCACTTCCCATCATGTTTGCACGCAAATGATGATGAGCTGTACCGCAATTGCACCGAACCATTTGACTGTGCGAGTGCTAAGGACATCGGATATCCTTTCTGGGGATCAAATCGGCCGGACTATTGTGGCTACCCAGGTTTTGAGTTGGACTGCAGCGGTGATGACCCGCTTATCAACATCACGTTCATCAAATACCGAGTCCTTGAAATCGTTAAGGAGTCGCGGACTCTCAAGGTTGCTAGAGAGGATTACTGGAAGACGACTTGTCCTCCTACGATTGTTAACACCACCATAAATTTCTCCATCTTTTCTTATCCTTCAAGTCTTGTGAACTTGACGCTCTACTACGAGTGTTCGTTATCTTCTTCCCTTCCTAATCTTCCAAACCAGCTTGATCAGATGGCTATACGGTTTAGCTGCCCCATAAACGGTAGTGCCGGGGCCACCAACTACTATTCGAACTCGATTGTTGACTTATTGGGGGCGTGCAAGTACAACGTTAAAGTTCCAGTTGTGACACCAGCAACACCTGTAAGTTTAACTAAAGAGGCACTGATTGAAGCTATTGATGGGGGATTCATGTTGGAGTGGCATGCAAGTAATAACAACTGCGATGAATGCCAAAGGTCCGGTGGGCTGTGTGGATTCAACACAAGCACCAATGTTCTTGCTTGCCACTGTGCAAATGGGACTTTTCCGTTCATGTGCGGATCAACAGCAACTTCACCAG ACGACAAAAGCAAAAGTAGTGACACATCACTGGTAGTAG GCCTTGGCGTAGGAGGTGCTGGGATTGTTGGCCTTTTACTAGGTTTCTGGATCTTTTCCATCATGAGACGAAGGAAGAGACTTGCCAATGAATCTAAAAGCAAAGACCTGTCTACACCTCCTTCAACCAAAGGCGTTCCTGCTCCTTCAATTAATTTTTCTCAAAGCACCCCATCTTATCCCTTCTTAAAATCGGATCTTGAAAAGGGAAGCACGTACTTTGGAGCTCATATCTTCAGCTATGAGGAACTGGAAGAAGCCACTGACAATTTTGATTCTTCTAGAGTACTTGGAGATGGAGGCTTTGGCAAAGTTTACTATG GCAAGCTCCGTGATGGGCGGGTAGTTGCAGTGAAGCGCCTATAtgaaaacaatttcaaacgTGTTGAGCAGTTCAAGACTGAAGTTGCAATCCTAACTCGTTTACGGCACCAAAATCTTGTCACCCTGTACGGGTGCACCTCAAAGAGTAGCCAAGAACTTCTCCTTGTTTATGAATACATTCCTAATGGAACTGTCGCTGATCACCTCAATGGAAGCAGGTCAAACTCCAGTTTGCTGACTTGGCCCATTCGGTTAAGCATAGCCATAGAGTCAGCTGGTGCATTGGCCTACCTTCATGCGTCAGATGTTATACACCGTGATGTCAAAACCAACAACATTCTCCTAGATGAGAATTTCTGTGTGAAAGTGGCTGATTTTGGTTTGTCGCGACTGTTCCCAACAGATGTCACCCACATCTCGACGGCTCCACAAGGGACGCCTGGTTACGTTGATCCTGAGTATTACCAGTGCTACCAACTCACTGACAAAAGTGATGTTTATAGCTTTGGAGTGGTCTTGATTGAGCTTATATCATCATTACGAGCCGTCGACACCAATAGACAACGACAAAACATAAACTTGGCTAATATGGCTATCAGCAAGATTCAGGATCATGCATTACATGAGTTGGTCGATCCATTTCTTGGGTTTGAAAAGGATTACACCATAAGGAGGATGACAACCTCAGTTGCAGGACTGGCTTTTCGGTGCTTGCAGCAGGATAGGGATATGCGGCCCAGCATGGATGAAGTACTGGAGGATTTGAGGAGGATCCAGAATGAAGAGATGGGAGTCCAGAAAGCAGAAGTGGTGGATATTAGTGCGGATGATGTTGGACTTTTGATGAATTTTCCTCCCCCACTCTCACCTGATTTGGTTGTGACTGATAAATTG GCACAGGTGTTAAGAAAGACAACATGA
- the LOC108988017 gene encoding LEAF RUST 10 DISEASE-RESISTANCE LOCUS RECEPTOR-LIKE PROTEIN KINASE-like 1.3 isoform X4 has protein sequence MESWLSKQSAFLPLFFIKFLVFVELPVSLCANDWYSSCSNQFNCGKITNVGYPFWGDGRPDACGHPDLKLNCAKDITTIEIKNLTYRVLAVNESTKILKIVREDYWGGICSPRLENTSLDPDLFYYGPGYSDITLSYGCPLPVLSTCAINGFNNTGVIVQIGAQGPGLCTASVVFPVGILTSSIYSALQNLALIEAAIKGGFDVKWKEDTAACSACTESKGVCGYDVISKTRTTCYCPDQSSGLTCSSSPAGSPQVPSTETDDKSKSSDTSLVVGLGVGGAGIVGLLLGFWIFSIMRRRKRLANESKSKDLSTPPSTKGVPAPSINFSQSTPSYPFLKSDLEKGSTYFGAHIFSYEELEEATDNFDSSRVLGDGGFGKVYYGKLRDGRVVAVKRLYENNFKRVEQFKTEVAILTRLRHQNLVTLYGCTSKSSQELLLVYEYIPNGTVADHLNGSRSNSSLLTWPIRLSIAIESAGALAYLHASDVIHRDVKTNNILLDENFCVKVADFGLSRLFPTDVTHISTAPQGTPGYVDPEYYQCYQLTDKSDVYSFGVVLIELISSLRAVDTNRQRQNINLANMAISKIQDHALHELVDPFLGFEKDYTIRRMTTSVAGLAFRCLQQDRDMRPSMDEVLEDLRRIQNEEMGVQKAEVVDISADDVGLLMNFPPPLSPDLVVTDKLAQVLRKTT, from the exons ATGGAGTCCTGGCTTTCTAAACAGTCtgcttttcttcctcttttcttcaTTAAGTTCTTGGTTTTCGTCGAGCTTCCTGTGTCTTTATGCGCCAATGATTGGTATTCGAGTTGTAGTAATCAGTTCAACTGTGGGAAGATCACGAACGTGGGCTATCCATTCTGGGGAGATGGCAGACCGGATGCGTGTGGCCATCCAGATCTAAAGCTCAATTGTGCAAAAGATATCACCACCATAGAAATTAAGAACCTGACATACCGGGTTTTGGCTGTCAATGAAAGTACCAAAATCCTCAAAATTGTGAGGGAGGACTACTGGGGTGGAATTTGTTCGCCACGCCTCGAGAATACTTCCCTAGATCCCGACCTTTTTTATTATGGCCCTGGCTACAGTGACATTACCTTGAGCTATGGCTGTCCTCTCCCAGTACTGTCCACTTGCGCCATTAACGGGTTTAATAATACGGGTGTGATCGTACAAATTGGAGCTCAAGGCCCTGGGTTATGTACTGCAAGCGTGGTTTTTCCTGTTGGTATTCTAACTTCTTCAATTTATAGTGCTCTTCAGAATCTGGCACTAATTGAAGCAGCCATCAAAGGAGGCTTTGATGTGAAATGGAAGGAAGATACTGCAGCTTGTAGTGCCTGCACTGAGTCTAAGGGAGTTTGTGGTTATGACGTGATCAGTAAAACTAGAACTACTTGCTATTGCCCAGATCAATCTTCTGGCTTAACGTGTTCTTCCTCGCCTGCTGGATCTCCCCAGGTACCTTCAACTGAAACAG ACGACAAAAGCAAAAGTAGTGACACATCACTGGTAGTAG GCCTTGGCGTAGGAGGTGCTGGGATTGTTGGCCTTTTACTAGGTTTCTGGATCTTTTCCATCATGAGACGAAGGAAGAGACTTGCCAATGAATCTAAAAGCAAAGACCTGTCTACACCTCCTTCAACCAAAGGCGTTCCTGCTCCTTCAATTAATTTTTCTCAAAGCACCCCATCTTATCCCTTCTTAAAATCGGATCTTGAAAAGGGAAGCACGTACTTTGGAGCTCATATCTTCAGCTATGAGGAACTGGAAGAAGCCACTGACAATTTTGATTCTTCTAGAGTACTTGGAGATGGAGGCTTTGGCAAAGTTTACTATG GCAAGCTCCGTGATGGGCGGGTAGTTGCAGTGAAGCGCCTATAtgaaaacaatttcaaacgTGTTGAGCAGTTCAAGACTGAAGTTGCAATCCTAACTCGTTTACGGCACCAAAATCTTGTCACCCTGTACGGGTGCACCTCAAAGAGTAGCCAAGAACTTCTCCTTGTTTATGAATACATTCCTAATGGAACTGTCGCTGATCACCTCAATGGAAGCAGGTCAAACTCCAGTTTGCTGACTTGGCCCATTCGGTTAAGCATAGCCATAGAGTCAGCTGGTGCATTGGCCTACCTTCATGCGTCAGATGTTATACACCGTGATGTCAAAACCAACAACATTCTCCTAGATGAGAATTTCTGTGTGAAAGTGGCTGATTTTGGTTTGTCGCGACTGTTCCCAACAGATGTCACCCACATCTCGACGGCTCCACAAGGGACGCCTGGTTACGTTGATCCTGAGTATTACCAGTGCTACCAACTCACTGACAAAAGTGATGTTTATAGCTTTGGAGTGGTCTTGATTGAGCTTATATCATCATTACGAGCCGTCGACACCAATAGACAACGACAAAACATAAACTTGGCTAATATGGCTATCAGCAAGATTCAGGATCATGCATTACATGAGTTGGTCGATCCATTTCTTGGGTTTGAAAAGGATTACACCATAAGGAGGATGACAACCTCAGTTGCAGGACTGGCTTTTCGGTGCTTGCAGCAGGATAGGGATATGCGGCCCAGCATGGATGAAGTACTGGAGGATTTGAGGAGGATCCAGAATGAAGAGATGGGAGTCCAGAAAGCAGAAGTGGTGGATATTAGTGCGGATGATGTTGGACTTTTGATGAATTTTCCTCCCCCACTCTCACCTGATTTGGTTGTGACTGATAAATTG GCACAGGTGTTAAGAAAGACAACATGA
- the LOC108988017 gene encoding LEAF RUST 10 DISEASE-RESISTANCE LOCUS RECEPTOR-LIKE PROTEIN KINASE-like 1.4 isoform X5, with product MDSWLLSSSPSLISLSLILLIMVFVEIPLSLCHDDFYSTCTNMFSCGNISNIDFPFWGDFRPSGCGYPGLKLNCERNVTTIEIMNVNYSVLYVDPNTQILKISREDYRAGICSPVYVNSTLDPTLFDFDPGYQNLTLYYGCAPYLLPFLSEFTCDVVNGVVHLELGAHGPKDCNASVVVPIPRSVDNLLLEIWSMSKLVETIRYGFDVRWKVDTAGCNECKESMGVCGYDLNSNRPMCNHDSDHYPDDKSKSSDTSLVVGLGVGGAGIVGLLLGFWIFSIMRRRKRLANESKSKDLSTPPSTKGVPAPSINFSQSTPSYPFLKSDLEKGSTYFGAHIFSYEELEEATDNFDSSRVLGDGGFGKVYYGKLRDGRVVAVKRLYENNFKRVEQFKTEVAILTRLRHQNLVTLYGCTSKSSQELLLVYEYIPNGTVADHLNGSRSNSSLLTWPIRLSIAIESAGALAYLHASDVIHRDVKTNNILLDENFCVKVADFGLSRLFPTDVTHISTAPQGTPGYVDPEYYQCYQLTDKSDVYSFGVVLIELISSLRAVDTNRQRQNINLANMAISKIQDHALHELVDPFLGFEKDYTIRRMTTSVAGLAFRCLQQDRDMRPSMDEVLEDLRRIQNEEMGVQKAEVVDISADDVGLLMNFPPPLSPDLVVTDKLVSISTTPNSF from the exons ATGGATTCCTGGCTTCTCTCATCGTCTCCTTCCCTTATTTCTTTGTCTTTGATCTTACTCATCATGGTTTTCGTTGAGATTCCTCTATCTCTATGCCATGACGATTTCTACTCGACCTGTACAAATATGTTCAGCTGCGGAAACATCAGTAATATTGATTTTCCTTTCTGGGGAGATTTCCGACCCAGTGGTTGTGGCTATCCTGGATTGAAGCTCAACTGCGAGAGAAACGTTACCACCATAGAGATTATGAACGTTAATTACAGTGTGCTATATGTCGATCCCAATACCCAAATCCTCAAGATTTCGAGAGAGGACTACAGGGCTGGAATATGCTCTCCAGTTTATGTGAATTCCACGCTCGATCCTACACTTTTCGATTTCGACCCTGGTTACCAGAATCTCACACTATACTATGGCTGTGCTCCTTATTTATTACCTTTCCTCAGCGAATTCACTTGCGACGTCGTGAATGGGGTTGTGCACTTGGAGTTGGGAGCTCATGGGCCTAAGGATTGTAATGCGAGTGTGGTTGTCCCCATACCTCGCAGTGTCGATAACTTATTACTGGAGATATGGAGTATGTCGAAATTGGTGGAAACCATTAGATACGGATTTGACGTGAGGTGGAAGGTAGATACTGCTGGGTGTAATGAATGCAAGGAATCCATGGGAGTTTGTGGCTATGACCTGAACTCCAATAGACCGATGTGCAATCATGATAGTGATCACTATCCAG ACGACAAAAGCAAAAGTAGTGACACATCACTGGTAGTAG GCCTTGGCGTAGGAGGTGCTGGGATTGTTGGCCTTTTACTAGGTTTCTGGATCTTTTCCATCATGAGACGAAGGAAGAGACTTGCCAATGAATCTAAAAGCAAAGACCTGTCTACACCTCCTTCAACCAAAGGCGTTCCTGCTCCTTCAATTAATTTTTCTCAAAGCACCCCATCTTATCCCTTCTTAAAATCGGATCTTGAAAAGGGAAGCACGTACTTTGGAGCTCATATCTTCAGCTATGAGGAACTGGAAGAAGCCACTGACAATTTTGATTCTTCTAGAGTACTTGGAGATGGAGGCTTTGGCAAAGTTTACTATG GCAAGCTCCGTGATGGGCGGGTAGTTGCAGTGAAGCGCCTATAtgaaaacaatttcaaacgTGTTGAGCAGTTCAAGACTGAAGTTGCAATCCTAACTCGTTTACGGCACCAAAATCTTGTCACCCTGTACGGGTGCACCTCAAAGAGTAGCCAAGAACTTCTCCTTGTTTATGAATACATTCCTAATGGAACTGTCGCTGATCACCTCAATGGAAGCAGGTCAAACTCCAGTTTGCTGACTTGGCCCATTCGGTTAAGCATAGCCATAGAGTCAGCTGGTGCATTGGCCTACCTTCATGCGTCAGATGTTATACACCGTGATGTCAAAACCAACAACATTCTCCTAGATGAGAATTTCTGTGTGAAAGTGGCTGATTTTGGTTTGTCGCGACTGTTCCCAACAGATGTCACCCACATCTCGACGGCTCCACAAGGGACGCCTGGTTACGTTGATCCTGAGTATTACCAGTGCTACCAACTCACTGACAAAAGTGATGTTTATAGCTTTGGAGTGGTCTTGATTGAGCTTATATCATCATTACGAGCCGTCGACACCAATAGACAACGACAAAACATAAACTTGGCTAATATGGCTATCAGCAAGATTCAGGATCATGCATTACATGAGTTGGTCGATCCATTTCTTGGGTTTGAAAAGGATTACACCATAAGGAGGATGACAACCTCAGTTGCAGGACTGGCTTTTCGGTGCTTGCAGCAGGATAGGGATATGCGGCCCAGCATGGATGAAGTACTGGAGGATTTGAGGAGGATCCAGAATGAAGAGATGGGAGTCCAGAAAGCAGAAGTGGTGGATATTAGTGCGGATGATGTTGGACTTTTGATGAATTTTCCTCCCCCACTCTCACCTGATTTGGTTGTGACTGATAAATTGGTTAGCATCTCTACTACGCCAAACTCATTCTAG
- the LOC108988017 gene encoding LEAF RUST 10 DISEASE-RESISTANCE LOCUS RECEPTOR-LIKE PROTEIN KINASE-like 1.3 isoform X1 has protein sequence MLPYFFPTITLTFMIIAIPLIHFPSCLHANDDELYRNCTEPFDCASAKDIGYPFWGSNRPDYCGYPGFELDCSGDDPLINITFIKYRVLEIVKESRTLKVAREDYWKTTCPPTIVNTTINFSIFSYPSSLVNLTLYYECSLSSSLPNLPNQLDQMAIRFSCPINGSAGATNYYSNSIVDLLGACKYNVKVPVVTPATPVSLTKEALIEAIDGGFMLEWHASNNNCDECQRSGGLCGFNTSTNVLACHCANGTFPFMCGSTATSPDDKSKSSDTSLVVGLGVGGAGIVGLLLGFWIFSIMRRRKRLANESKSKDLSTPPSTKGVPAPSINFSQSTPSYPFLKSDLEKGSTYFGAHIFSYEELEEATDNFDSSRVLGDGGFGKVYYGKLRDGRVVAVKRLYENNFKRVEQFKTEVAILTRLRHQNLVTLYGCTSKSSQELLLVYEYIPNGTVADHLNGSRSNSSLLTWPIRLSIAIESAGALAYLHASDVIHRDVKTNNILLDENFCVKVADFGLSRLFPTDVTHISTAPQGTPGYVDPEYYQCYQLTDKSDVYSFGVVLIELISSLRAVDTNRQRQNINLANMAISKIQDHALHELVDPFLGFEKDYTIRRMTTSVAGLAFRCLQQDRDMRPSMDEVLEDLRRIQNEEMGVQKAEVVDISADDVGLLMNFPPPLSPDLVVTDKLVSISTTPNSF, from the exons atgcttccaTACTTCTTTCCAACCATCACCTTGACCTTCATGATTATAGCCATACCCTTAATCCACTTCCCATCATGTTTGCACGCAAATGATGATGAGCTGTACCGCAATTGCACCGAACCATTTGACTGTGCGAGTGCTAAGGACATCGGATATCCTTTCTGGGGATCAAATCGGCCGGACTATTGTGGCTACCCAGGTTTTGAGTTGGACTGCAGCGGTGATGACCCGCTTATCAACATCACGTTCATCAAATACCGAGTCCTTGAAATCGTTAAGGAGTCGCGGACTCTCAAGGTTGCTAGAGAGGATTACTGGAAGACGACTTGTCCTCCTACGATTGTTAACACCACCATAAATTTCTCCATCTTTTCTTATCCTTCAAGTCTTGTGAACTTGACGCTCTACTACGAGTGTTCGTTATCTTCTTCCCTTCCTAATCTTCCAAACCAGCTTGATCAGATGGCTATACGGTTTAGCTGCCCCATAAACGGTAGTGCCGGGGCCACCAACTACTATTCGAACTCGATTGTTGACTTATTGGGGGCGTGCAAGTACAACGTTAAAGTTCCAGTTGTGACACCAGCAACACCTGTAAGTTTAACTAAAGAGGCACTGATTGAAGCTATTGATGGGGGATTCATGTTGGAGTGGCATGCAAGTAATAACAACTGCGATGAATGCCAAAGGTCCGGTGGGCTGTGTGGATTCAACACAAGCACCAATGTTCTTGCTTGCCACTGTGCAAATGGGACTTTTCCGTTCATGTGCGGATCAACAGCAACTTCACCAG ACGACAAAAGCAAAAGTAGTGACACATCACTGGTAGTAG GCCTTGGCGTAGGAGGTGCTGGGATTGTTGGCCTTTTACTAGGTTTCTGGATCTTTTCCATCATGAGACGAAGGAAGAGACTTGCCAATGAATCTAAAAGCAAAGACCTGTCTACACCTCCTTCAACCAAAGGCGTTCCTGCTCCTTCAATTAATTTTTCTCAAAGCACCCCATCTTATCCCTTCTTAAAATCGGATCTTGAAAAGGGAAGCACGTACTTTGGAGCTCATATCTTCAGCTATGAGGAACTGGAAGAAGCCACTGACAATTTTGATTCTTCTAGAGTACTTGGAGATGGAGGCTTTGGCAAAGTTTACTATG GCAAGCTCCGTGATGGGCGGGTAGTTGCAGTGAAGCGCCTATAtgaaaacaatttcaaacgTGTTGAGCAGTTCAAGACTGAAGTTGCAATCCTAACTCGTTTACGGCACCAAAATCTTGTCACCCTGTACGGGTGCACCTCAAAGAGTAGCCAAGAACTTCTCCTTGTTTATGAATACATTCCTAATGGAACTGTCGCTGATCACCTCAATGGAAGCAGGTCAAACTCCAGTTTGCTGACTTGGCCCATTCGGTTAAGCATAGCCATAGAGTCAGCTGGTGCATTGGCCTACCTTCATGCGTCAGATGTTATACACCGTGATGTCAAAACCAACAACATTCTCCTAGATGAGAATTTCTGTGTGAAAGTGGCTGATTTTGGTTTGTCGCGACTGTTCCCAACAGATGTCACCCACATCTCGACGGCTCCACAAGGGACGCCTGGTTACGTTGATCCTGAGTATTACCAGTGCTACCAACTCACTGACAAAAGTGATGTTTATAGCTTTGGAGTGGTCTTGATTGAGCTTATATCATCATTACGAGCCGTCGACACCAATAGACAACGACAAAACATAAACTTGGCTAATATGGCTATCAGCAAGATTCAGGATCATGCATTACATGAGTTGGTCGATCCATTTCTTGGGTTTGAAAAGGATTACACCATAAGGAGGATGACAACCTCAGTTGCAGGACTGGCTTTTCGGTGCTTGCAGCAGGATAGGGATATGCGGCCCAGCATGGATGAAGTACTGGAGGATTTGAGGAGGATCCAGAATGAAGAGATGGGAGTCCAGAAAGCAGAAGTGGTGGATATTAGTGCGGATGATGTTGGACTTTTGATGAATTTTCCTCCCCCACTCTCACCTGATTTGGTTGTGACTGATAAATTGGTTAGCATCTCTACTACGCCAAACTCATTCTAG
- the LOC108988017 gene encoding LEAF RUST 10 DISEASE-RESISTANCE LOCUS RECEPTOR-LIKE PROTEIN KINASE-like 1.3 isoform X3: MESWLSKQSAFLPLFFIKFLVFVELPVSLCANDWYSSCSNQFNCGKITNVGYPFWGDGRPDACGHPDLKLNCAKDITTIEIKNLTYRVLAVNESTKILKIVREDYWGGICSPRLENTSLDPDLFYYGPGYSDITLSYGCPLPVLSTCAINGFNNTGVIVQIGAQGPGLCTASVVFPVGILTSSIYSALQNLALIEAAIKGGFDVKWKEDTAACSACTESKGVCGYDVISKTRTTCYCPDQSSGLTCSSSPAGSPQVPSTETDDKSKSSDTSLVVGLGVGGAGIVGLLLGFWIFSIMRRRKRLANESKSKDLSTPPSTKGVPAPSINFSQSTPSYPFLKSDLEKGSTYFGAHIFSYEELEEATDNFDSSRVLGDGGFGKVYYGKLRDGRVVAVKRLYENNFKRVEQFKTEVAILTRLRHQNLVTLYGCTSKSSQELLLVYEYIPNGTVADHLNGSRSNSSLLTWPIRLSIAIESAGALAYLHASDVIHRDVKTNNILLDENFCVKVADFGLSRLFPTDVTHISTAPQGTPGYVDPEYYQCYQLTDKSDVYSFGVVLIELISSLRAVDTNRQRQNINLANMAISKIQDHALHELVDPFLGFEKDYTIRRMTTSVAGLAFRCLQQDRDMRPSMDEVLEDLRRIQNEEMGVQKAEVVDISADDVGLLMNFPPPLSPDLVVTDKLVSISTTPNSF; encoded by the exons ATGGAGTCCTGGCTTTCTAAACAGTCtgcttttcttcctcttttcttcaTTAAGTTCTTGGTTTTCGTCGAGCTTCCTGTGTCTTTATGCGCCAATGATTGGTATTCGAGTTGTAGTAATCAGTTCAACTGTGGGAAGATCACGAACGTGGGCTATCCATTCTGGGGAGATGGCAGACCGGATGCGTGTGGCCATCCAGATCTAAAGCTCAATTGTGCAAAAGATATCACCACCATAGAAATTAAGAACCTGACATACCGGGTTTTGGCTGTCAATGAAAGTACCAAAATCCTCAAAATTGTGAGGGAGGACTACTGGGGTGGAATTTGTTCGCCACGCCTCGAGAATACTTCCCTAGATCCCGACCTTTTTTATTATGGCCCTGGCTACAGTGACATTACCTTGAGCTATGGCTGTCCTCTCCCAGTACTGTCCACTTGCGCCATTAACGGGTTTAATAATACGGGTGTGATCGTACAAATTGGAGCTCAAGGCCCTGGGTTATGTACTGCAAGCGTGGTTTTTCCTGTTGGTATTCTAACTTCTTCAATTTATAGTGCTCTTCAGAATCTGGCACTAATTGAAGCAGCCATCAAAGGAGGCTTTGATGTGAAATGGAAGGAAGATACTGCAGCTTGTAGTGCCTGCACTGAGTCTAAGGGAGTTTGTGGTTATGACGTGATCAGTAAAACTAGAACTACTTGCTATTGCCCAGATCAATCTTCTGGCTTAACGTGTTCTTCCTCGCCTGCTGGATCTCCCCAGGTACCTTCAACTGAAACAG ACGACAAAAGCAAAAGTAGTGACACATCACTGGTAGTAG GCCTTGGCGTAGGAGGTGCTGGGATTGTTGGCCTTTTACTAGGTTTCTGGATCTTTTCCATCATGAGACGAAGGAAGAGACTTGCCAATGAATCTAAAAGCAAAGACCTGTCTACACCTCCTTCAACCAAAGGCGTTCCTGCTCCTTCAATTAATTTTTCTCAAAGCACCCCATCTTATCCCTTCTTAAAATCGGATCTTGAAAAGGGAAGCACGTACTTTGGAGCTCATATCTTCAGCTATGAGGAACTGGAAGAAGCCACTGACAATTTTGATTCTTCTAGAGTACTTGGAGATGGAGGCTTTGGCAAAGTTTACTATG GCAAGCTCCGTGATGGGCGGGTAGTTGCAGTGAAGCGCCTATAtgaaaacaatttcaaacgTGTTGAGCAGTTCAAGACTGAAGTTGCAATCCTAACTCGTTTACGGCACCAAAATCTTGTCACCCTGTACGGGTGCACCTCAAAGAGTAGCCAAGAACTTCTCCTTGTTTATGAATACATTCCTAATGGAACTGTCGCTGATCACCTCAATGGAAGCAGGTCAAACTCCAGTTTGCTGACTTGGCCCATTCGGTTAAGCATAGCCATAGAGTCAGCTGGTGCATTGGCCTACCTTCATGCGTCAGATGTTATACACCGTGATGTCAAAACCAACAACATTCTCCTAGATGAGAATTTCTGTGTGAAAGTGGCTGATTTTGGTTTGTCGCGACTGTTCCCAACAGATGTCACCCACATCTCGACGGCTCCACAAGGGACGCCTGGTTACGTTGATCCTGAGTATTACCAGTGCTACCAACTCACTGACAAAAGTGATGTTTATAGCTTTGGAGTGGTCTTGATTGAGCTTATATCATCATTACGAGCCGTCGACACCAATAGACAACGACAAAACATAAACTTGGCTAATATGGCTATCAGCAAGATTCAGGATCATGCATTACATGAGTTGGTCGATCCATTTCTTGGGTTTGAAAAGGATTACACCATAAGGAGGATGACAACCTCAGTTGCAGGACTGGCTTTTCGGTGCTTGCAGCAGGATAGGGATATGCGGCCCAGCATGGATGAAGTACTGGAGGATTTGAGGAGGATCCAGAATGAAGAGATGGGAGTCCAGAAAGCAGAAGTGGTGGATATTAGTGCGGATGATGTTGGACTTTTGATGAATTTTCCTCCCCCACTCTCACCTGATTTGGTTGTGACTGATAAATTGGTTAGCATCTCTACTACGCCAAACTCATTCTAG